From the genome of Papaver somniferum cultivar HN1 chromosome 2, ASM357369v1, whole genome shotgun sequence, one region includes:
- the LOC113346849 gene encoding pentatricopeptide repeat-containing protein At2g13600-like isoform X2, whose amino-acid sequence MKEFHYRNISLYDFQASMAHNYPNPFSVSKTGPLHVVRRKSRYTNHEFSVPRLLHRKILYENHLLNMYSNCGLIEDSSRVFNEIENPNVFSWNTMINGLSDLGMIEKARQLFDEMPERDCVSWNTMMSCYFQNGKVEETIKVFFIMFKDYIYCPDLYSFSYVIKACGSLRLLKLGLVLHCLVEKFSYGKDPFIQVSILDMYVKCKAVDLADKVFRRIQSPSLFCWNNMVYGYSKAYGVGRAIELFEQMPERDTVSWNTIISILSQHGFGVKTLSMFMEMCSHGCEPNSVTYASVLSSCASIFDVQWGRHIHARIVRSEPSLDVFVGSSLIDMYAKFGHLETAKRVFSNLPERNTVSWTSLIGGFAQFGFEEEALVLFDQMRKVAVASDQFTVATVLGVCSSRKYTCFGTQLHAHSIKIGLDYAIPVSNALVTMYFKCDNIQMANHVFRHMPLRDIISWTAMISAYSQKGDIGSAHEYFDKMPQRNVITWNSMLAAYIQHGHWEEGLKLYKVMLLQDSVMPDWVTFSTLFGACNDFASLRLGNQIIAQAVKSGFDSDVSVANGIVTMYSKCGQFEKARKVFDSIVYKDLVSWNAMITSYALNGQGKSAVQIFENMLTSGVIPDHISYIGLLSGCSHSGLVSEGKYYFNSMTKNHGILRSSEHYTCIVDLLGRAGFLEEAKKVIEEMPIQPDSAVWVALLSACCTHGDSKLAEYAVKHLQELDLKNSGSYVLLANVYAETGDLNGVVKVRAMMRDRGIRKNPGCSWIEVGNTVHVFTADDASHPQINEVHRMVEEVLKKIEDTGKYVKEYSSSRYRGCHSEKLAVAFGLIHLPSWMPIHVMKNLRICSDCHSVIKLASLVTARELVVRDANRFHHFRNGTCSCEDYW is encoded by the coding sequence AACCATCTTCTTAATATGTACTCAAATTGTGGTTTAATTGAAGATTCTTCCCGGGTTTTCAATGAAATTGAGAATCCAAATGTTTTTAGTTGGAACACAATGATTAATGGGTTGTCAGATTTGGGTATGATAGAGAAAGCTAGACAACTGTTCGATGAAATGCCGGAAAGAGATTGTGTTTCCTGGAATACTATGATGTCTTGTTATTTTCAAAATGGGAAAGTTGAAGAAACCATTAAGGTATTCTTTATAATGTttaaggattatatctattgtcCCGATTTGTATTCGTTTTCGTATGTGATTAAGGCTTGTGGCAGTCTCCGATTGTTGAAACTAGGTTTGGTGTTGCATTGCCTTGTTGAGAAATTTTCATATGGCAAAGACCCATTTATTCAAGTGTCTATTCTTGACATGTATGTTAAGTGTAAAGCTGTGGATTTAGCTGATAAAGTCTTTAGGCGGATTCAGAGTCCGAGTTTGTTTTGTTGGAATAATATGGTTTATGGTTATTCAAAAGCATACGGAGTAGGACGAGCAATTGAATTATTCGAACAAATGCCTGAACGTGACACTGTGTCATGGAACACTATCATTTCGATCTTATCACAACATGGGTTCGGAGTAAAAACTCTTTCTATGTTTATGGAGATGTGTTCTCATGGATGTGAACCAAATTCTGTGACTTATGCTAGTGTTCTTAGCTCATGCGCAAGCATTTTTGATGTGCAATGGGGTAGACATATCCATGCTCGGATTGTTAGATCTGAACCAAGTCTGGATGTTTTTGTAGGTAGCAGTCTGATTGATATGTATGCGAAATTTGGACATTTGGAAACTGCAAAGAGAGTGTTTAGTAACTTACCAGAAAGAAACACAGTATCCTGGACTTCTCTAATTGGAGGTTTTGCTCAGTTCGGATTTGAAGAAGAAGCTTTAGTATTATTTGATCAAATGAGAAAGGTAGCAGTGGCCTCGGATCAGTTTACAGTTGCTACTGTACTAGGAGTCTGTTCAAGTAGAAAATATACCTGTTTTGGAACTCAGCTCCATGCTCATTCAATCAAGATAGGACTTGACTATGCCATTCCTGTAAGTAATGCTCTTGTTACAATGTATTTTAAGTGCGACAACATTCAGATGGCCAATCATGTTTTCAGGCACATGCCTCTTAGGGATATAATATCATGGACAGCAATGATCAGTGCATATTCTCAGAAAGGCGACATTGGAAGTGCGCATGAATATTTTGACAAGATGCCACAGAGAAATGTTATAACATGGAACTCAATGTTAGCTGCATATATACAACATGGGCACTGGGAAGAAGGTCTGAAGCTGTACAAGGTGATGTTACTGCAAGATAGTGTAATGCCTGATTGGGTAACTTTCTCAACTTTATTCGGTGCATGTAATGATTTTGCATCATTGCGACTCGGCAACCAAATTATTGCTCAAGCTGTGAAAAGTGGGTTTGATTCTGATGTCTCTGTTGCAAATGGTATCGTCACCATGTATTCTAAATGTGGACAGTTCGAGAAAGCACGAAAGGTATTTGATTCGATTGTTTATAAGGATCTGGTTTCTTGGAATGCAATGATCACATCATACGCTCTAAATGGTCAAGGAAAAAGTGCGGTTCAAATTTTCGAAAATATGTTAACATCAGGTGTCATCCCAGATCACATAAGTTACATTGGTTTGCTGTCAGGTTGTAGCCATTcaggacttgtatcagaagggaAATATTACTTTAATTCTATGACCAAAAATCATGGTATCTTGCGGAGTTCTGAACACTATACATGTATAGTTGATTTACTTGGAAGAGCGGGGTTTTTAGAGGAGGCCAAGAAAGTAATCGAAGAGATGCCTATTCAACCAGATTCAGCTGTTTGGGTTGCTCTACTTAGCGCTTGTTGTACCCACGGTGATTCAAAGCTAGCAGAGTATGCGGTCAAACATTTGCAAGAGTTGGATTTGAAGAATTCTGGTAGTTATGTGTTGCTAGCTAACGTCTACGCAGAAACAGGTGACTTGAATGGTGTGGTGAAGGTGAGAGCAATGATGAGAGACAGAGGAATCCGTAAGAATCCAGGGTGTAGCTGGATTGAAGTGGGAAACACAGTGCATGTGTTTACAGCAGATGACGCAAGCCACCCACAAATTAACGAGGTTCATAGGATGGTGGAGGAGGTTCTTAAGAAGATCGAGGATACAGGCAAGTATGTGAAAGAATACAGTTCTTCTCGATATCGAGGCTGTCACAGTGAGAAGCTTGCAGTAGCTTTTGGACTAATACATCTTCCTTCTTGGATGCCAATACATGTGATGAAGAACCTTAGGATTTGTTCTGATTGTCACAGTGTCATAAAGCTGGCATCTCTTGTTACTGCTAGAGAATTGGTTGTCCGAGATGCAAATCGTTTCCATCATTTCAGAAATGGAACCTGTTCTTGTGAAGATTACTGGTAA
- the LOC113346849 gene encoding pentatricopeptide repeat-containing protein At2g13600-like isoform X1 — MIFKLPWHIIIRTPFLSLKLVRYMSCEENLVIQTMNSLYQDFSTEKSYMRYSQSLSEAMKICGKQRSILNAKKLHGHLISTGFISSVFLQNHLLNMYSNCGLIEDSSRVFNEIENPNVFSWNTMINGLSDLGMIEKARQLFDEMPERDCVSWNTMMSCYFQNGKVEETIKVFFIMFKDYIYCPDLYSFSYVIKACGSLRLLKLGLVLHCLVEKFSYGKDPFIQVSILDMYVKCKAVDLADKVFRRIQSPSLFCWNNMVYGYSKAYGVGRAIELFEQMPERDTVSWNTIISILSQHGFGVKTLSMFMEMCSHGCEPNSVTYASVLSSCASIFDVQWGRHIHARIVRSEPSLDVFVGSSLIDMYAKFGHLETAKRVFSNLPERNTVSWTSLIGGFAQFGFEEEALVLFDQMRKVAVASDQFTVATVLGVCSSRKYTCFGTQLHAHSIKIGLDYAIPVSNALVTMYFKCDNIQMANHVFRHMPLRDIISWTAMISAYSQKGDIGSAHEYFDKMPQRNVITWNSMLAAYIQHGHWEEGLKLYKVMLLQDSVMPDWVTFSTLFGACNDFASLRLGNQIIAQAVKSGFDSDVSVANGIVTMYSKCGQFEKARKVFDSIVYKDLVSWNAMITSYALNGQGKSAVQIFENMLTSGVIPDHISYIGLLSGCSHSGLVSEGKYYFNSMTKNHGILRSSEHYTCIVDLLGRAGFLEEAKKVIEEMPIQPDSAVWVALLSACCTHGDSKLAEYAVKHLQELDLKNSGSYVLLANVYAETGDLNGVVKVRAMMRDRGIRKNPGCSWIEVGNTVHVFTADDASHPQINEVHRMVEEVLKKIEDTGKYVKEYSSSRYRGCHSEKLAVAFGLIHLPSWMPIHVMKNLRICSDCHSVIKLASLVTARELVVRDANRFHHFRNGTCSCEDYW, encoded by the coding sequence TTCTGCAGAACCATCTTCTTAATATGTACTCAAATTGTGGTTTAATTGAAGATTCTTCCCGGGTTTTCAATGAAATTGAGAATCCAAATGTTTTTAGTTGGAACACAATGATTAATGGGTTGTCAGATTTGGGTATGATAGAGAAAGCTAGACAACTGTTCGATGAAATGCCGGAAAGAGATTGTGTTTCCTGGAATACTATGATGTCTTGTTATTTTCAAAATGGGAAAGTTGAAGAAACCATTAAGGTATTCTTTATAATGTttaaggattatatctattgtcCCGATTTGTATTCGTTTTCGTATGTGATTAAGGCTTGTGGCAGTCTCCGATTGTTGAAACTAGGTTTGGTGTTGCATTGCCTTGTTGAGAAATTTTCATATGGCAAAGACCCATTTATTCAAGTGTCTATTCTTGACATGTATGTTAAGTGTAAAGCTGTGGATTTAGCTGATAAAGTCTTTAGGCGGATTCAGAGTCCGAGTTTGTTTTGTTGGAATAATATGGTTTATGGTTATTCAAAAGCATACGGAGTAGGACGAGCAATTGAATTATTCGAACAAATGCCTGAACGTGACACTGTGTCATGGAACACTATCATTTCGATCTTATCACAACATGGGTTCGGAGTAAAAACTCTTTCTATGTTTATGGAGATGTGTTCTCATGGATGTGAACCAAATTCTGTGACTTATGCTAGTGTTCTTAGCTCATGCGCAAGCATTTTTGATGTGCAATGGGGTAGACATATCCATGCTCGGATTGTTAGATCTGAACCAAGTCTGGATGTTTTTGTAGGTAGCAGTCTGATTGATATGTATGCGAAATTTGGACATTTGGAAACTGCAAAGAGAGTGTTTAGTAACTTACCAGAAAGAAACACAGTATCCTGGACTTCTCTAATTGGAGGTTTTGCTCAGTTCGGATTTGAAGAAGAAGCTTTAGTATTATTTGATCAAATGAGAAAGGTAGCAGTGGCCTCGGATCAGTTTACAGTTGCTACTGTACTAGGAGTCTGTTCAAGTAGAAAATATACCTGTTTTGGAACTCAGCTCCATGCTCATTCAATCAAGATAGGACTTGACTATGCCATTCCTGTAAGTAATGCTCTTGTTACAATGTATTTTAAGTGCGACAACATTCAGATGGCCAATCATGTTTTCAGGCACATGCCTCTTAGGGATATAATATCATGGACAGCAATGATCAGTGCATATTCTCAGAAAGGCGACATTGGAAGTGCGCATGAATATTTTGACAAGATGCCACAGAGAAATGTTATAACATGGAACTCAATGTTAGCTGCATATATACAACATGGGCACTGGGAAGAAGGTCTGAAGCTGTACAAGGTGATGTTACTGCAAGATAGTGTAATGCCTGATTGGGTAACTTTCTCAACTTTATTCGGTGCATGTAATGATTTTGCATCATTGCGACTCGGCAACCAAATTATTGCTCAAGCTGTGAAAAGTGGGTTTGATTCTGATGTCTCTGTTGCAAATGGTATCGTCACCATGTATTCTAAATGTGGACAGTTCGAGAAAGCACGAAAGGTATTTGATTCGATTGTTTATAAGGATCTGGTTTCTTGGAATGCAATGATCACATCATACGCTCTAAATGGTCAAGGAAAAAGTGCGGTTCAAATTTTCGAAAATATGTTAACATCAGGTGTCATCCCAGATCACATAAGTTACATTGGTTTGCTGTCAGGTTGTAGCCATTcaggacttgtatcagaagggaAATATTACTTTAATTCTATGACCAAAAATCATGGTATCTTGCGGAGTTCTGAACACTATACATGTATAGTTGATTTACTTGGAAGAGCGGGGTTTTTAGAGGAGGCCAAGAAAGTAATCGAAGAGATGCCTATTCAACCAGATTCAGCTGTTTGGGTTGCTCTACTTAGCGCTTGTTGTACCCACGGTGATTCAAAGCTAGCAGAGTATGCGGTCAAACATTTGCAAGAGTTGGATTTGAAGAATTCTGGTAGTTATGTGTTGCTAGCTAACGTCTACGCAGAAACAGGTGACTTGAATGGTGTGGTGAAGGTGAGAGCAATGATGAGAGACAGAGGAATCCGTAAGAATCCAGGGTGTAGCTGGATTGAAGTGGGAAACACAGTGCATGTGTTTACAGCAGATGACGCAAGCCACCCACAAATTAACGAGGTTCATAGGATGGTGGAGGAGGTTCTTAAGAAGATCGAGGATACAGGCAAGTATGTGAAAGAATACAGTTCTTCTCGATATCGAGGCTGTCACAGTGAGAAGCTTGCAGTAGCTTTTGGACTAATACATCTTCCTTCTTGGATGCCAATACATGTGATGAAGAACCTTAGGATTTGTTCTGATTGTCACAGTGTCATAAAGCTGGCATCTCTTGTTACTGCTAGAGAATTGGTTGTCCGAGATGCAAATCGTTTCCATCATTTCAGAAATGGAACCTGTTCTTGTGAAGATTACTGGTAA